Proteins from a genomic interval of Helicoverpa armigera isolate CAAS_96S chromosome 9, ASM3070526v1, whole genome shotgun sequence:
- the LOC110372610 gene encoding SOSS complex subunit C homolog B, protein MAFPQPNAQRELTNRKILEELQLKKQMLLKQGAVAPLTATSISLTQPNPVSQLPMCSIPPVSATAGFPQLPEANIVNTSHRAALQHANATSCGYFVSQDSSFGNQILPVLPRFDSK, encoded by the exons ATGGCGTTTCCTCAGCCTAACGCACAAAGAG AATTAACGAATAGGAAGATATTGGAGGAGCTTCAGCTGAAGAAACAGATGCTCTTGAAGCAGGGTGCTGTGGCTCCACTGACTGCTACCTCCATATCTCTGACTCAGCCTAATCCAGTCAGTCAGCTGCCTATGTGCTCAATCCCTCCAGTCTCTGCTACAGCA GGATTCCCTCAACTGCCTGAAGCTAACATAGTGAATACAAGTCACAGAGCAGCGTTACAACACGCAAACGCCACATCTTGTGGCTACTTTGTGTCTCAGGACTCTTCATTCGGAAACCAGATCTTACCAGTTCTACCCAGATTTGATAGCAAGTGA
- the LOC110372539 gene encoding rRNA N6-adenosine-methyltransferase METTL5, whose product MSAVMKLKTLHGHLESLSGFAEPKIKYEQYETPAQLAATALYTIQTQFESIENCTVLDAGCGPGIWGIGAALLGASMVTSVDIDDDVLEVFKENVDDMEITNIDAIQCDFLDSRVCRWEAYFDTVLMNPPFGTKNNAGIDIEFLRMGTILSSDSVYSLHKTATRAHIEKKIKDWGMKGSVIAEMKYPLPATYRFHKHHNKDIAVDIWRVYHPK is encoded by the exons ATGTCTGCTGTTATGAAGCTGAAGACCCTTCATGGCCATTTGGAGAGCTTGAGTGGGTTTGCAGAACCTAAAATAAAGTATGAACAATATGAGACTCCAGCCCAACTTGCAGCTACTGCACTTTATACTATTCAG ACACAATTTGAATCCATAGAAAACTGCACTGTGCTAGATGCTGGCTGTGGGCCTGGCATATGGGGCATTGGGGCAGCATTGCTTGGTGCTAGCATGGTGACTTCCGTAGATATTGACGATGATGTACTGGAAGTATTCAAGGAAAACGTTGATGACATGGAAATAACCAACATTGATGCTATACAGTGTGACTTTCTGGATTCGAGAGTGTGCAG ATGGGAAGCCTACTTCGACACAGTGTTGATGAACCCCCCGTTTGGTACAAAGAACAATGCTGGAATAGACATAGAGTTTCTCCGAATGGGTACTATTCTCAGCAGTGATAGTGTTTACTCATTGCACAAGACTGCCACAAG AGCTCACATAGAAAAGAAGATTAAGGACTGGGGTATGAAAGGTAGTGTCATTGCTGAAATGAAATATCCACTGCCGGCCACATACAGGTTTCACAAGCATCATAATAAGGACATAGCTGTAGATATTTGGAGAGTGTACcatccaaaataa
- the LOC110372538 gene encoding putative aldehyde dehydrogenase family 7 member A1 homolog has translation MSRVLCRRVLSLRLIRVPMARNASSYLIDDPKYSFLKELGLQEKNVGVFNGKWQANGQIIKSFSPANGKIIAEVQAASASDYEACAAAAQDAWHTWAELPAPARGEVVRQIGDALREKLQPLGQLVSLEMGKILPEAIGEVVEYIHVCDLALGLSRTLPGTIFPSERPGHVLIEKWNPLGAVGIITAFNFPVAVFGWNSAIAMVCGDVSVWKPSETTPLIAVAVTKIVEGVLEKNNIPGAVAALCVGGKDIGEKIVKDDRMKLVSFTGSTAVGQQVGVEVQRRFGRHLLELGGNNAIIVNEDANLDLLLNAALFACAGTAGQRCTTTRRLLIHKKVYSQVVARLTKAFAGVVSKIGDPLLSETLIGPLHTPAAVEAYKKTVAEVVKQGGKIEFGGKVMEREGFFVEPTIVTGLPHDSPLVKTECFAPIVYCIEIPDLETGIKYNNEVEQGLSSSLFTENLGNVFKWIGPHGSDCGIVNVNIPTNGAEVGGAFGGEKATGGGRECGSDSWKNYMRRSTVTINYSGTIKLAQNIKFGDE, from the exons ATGAGCCGTGTATTGTGTCGGAGAGTGTTGTCCCTGCGGTTGATAAGAGTGCCAATGGCTCGTAACGCGTCCTCCTATCTCATCGACGACCCCAAATACTCCTTCCTAAAGGAGCTGGGACTGCAAGAGAAGAATGTAGGAGTGTTCAATGGAAAATGGCAGGCCAATGGCCAG ATCATCAAGTCATTCAGCCCGGCTAACGGTAAGATCATAGCCGAGGTGCAGGCCGCCAGCGCCTCTGATTACGAGGCCTGTGCTGCAGCAGCTCAGGACGCATGGCACACGTGGGCGGAGCTCCCCGCACCGGCCAGGGGCGAAGTCGTCAGACAGATTGGAGACGCCCTCAGGGAGAAACTGCAGCCTCTTGGACAACTCGTGTCTTTGGAAATGG GAAAAATCCTCCCCGAGGCTATTGGTGAAGTCGTAGAATACATTCACGTTTGCGACTTGGCATTAGGCCTGTCTCGTACTCTGCCCGGCACCATCTTCCCCTCGGAGCGACCTGGACATGTGCTCATTGAGAAGTGGAACCCTCTCGGAGCTGTGGGAATCATCACTGCCTTTAACTTCCCTGTAGCTGTGTTTGGATGGAACAGCGCTATTGCTATG GTATGCGGAGACGTCAGCGTATGGAAGCCATCGGAAACCACCCCCCTGATCGCTGTAGCGGTCACGAAGATCGTAGAAGGCGTACTGGAGAAGAACAACATTCCCGGCGCTGTTGCCGCTCTGTGCGTCGGCGGGAAAGACATCGGAGAGAAGATTGTTAAAGATGACAGGATGAAGCTCGTCTCCTTTACTGGTAGCACAGCTGTTGGACAACAG GTGGGAGTAGAAGTACAAAGACGTTTCGGGCGCCACCTGCTGGAGCTGGGCGGCAACAACGCCATCATAGTGAACGAAGACGCTAACCTGGACCTTCTGCTCAACGCGGCCCTATTCGCGTGCGCAGGTACCGCGGGACAGAGGTGCACTACTACCAGGAGACTGCTTATTCACAAAAAG GTCTACAGCCAAGTCGTAGCTCGCTTAACTAAAGCCTTCGCTGGAGTGGTCAGCAAGATCGGAGACCCGCTCCTGTCCGAGACCCTTATTGGACCTCTGCATACGCCCGCCGCCGTTGAAGCTTACAAGAAGACTGTTGCTGAAGTCGTTAAACAAGGAGGCAAGATCGAATTTGGAGGAAAG GTAATGGAACGCGAAGGATTCTTCGTGGAGCCCACGATCGTCACAGGACTTCCCCACGACTCCCCATTGGTGAAGACCGAGTGTTTCGCCCCTATCGTCTACTGCATTGAAATCCCGGACCTCGAGACCGGCATCAAGTACAACAACGAAGTAGAACAGGGCTTGTCTTCCAGTCTCTTCACTGAAAACCTTGGAAATGTCTTCAAG TGGATCGGCCCCCACGGTTCAGACTGCGGTATCGTAAACGTGAACATCCCCACCAACGGCGCAGAGGTAGGCGGCGCCTTCGGAGGCGAGAAGGCGACGGGAGGCGGTCGCGAGTGTGGCTCCGACTCCTGGAAGAACTACATGCGCCGCTCAACCGTCACCATCAACTACTCCGGAACCATTAAACTGGCACAAAACATCAAGTTTGGAGACGAATAA
- the LOC135117274 gene encoding leucine-rich repeat-containing protein 74A-like gives MESTSDSGHSDKTIDFLFVAQEEQSSVGEAPLHEWASYIAPVVKENKKRQLNAEGLYDPGSGLLCNKYLAVSDSSIFRHLYYNYPGVSDPGIKEALLLSEKPVVYPDDGQDLYLDLCKEMNSCPVRMFHRNLMNSEINISYYGVNPQGVRAMAKALQYNKNVCTFNLTGNFLNDDACYHLGRMLATNNTLTELILDGCRIGASGILRLGDNFRLNRTLEHLSLANNELGEAGGLHFAQQVFEGATVKRVNLKKNQLGRQTALALAEVWEWKNRFTCLDLSWNNFFHVPSMVKMLDQLALSEWLVELNLSFNSLEGERVANAIKNILLIPTLAVLNLSHNKLQKEAIEIIISNLISAKKLTTFDLSYNPLTPQDAQAVLQKMLRPRIKITSLVMKGVCVQKPFLALLARVKRMKSRKNFECYFDTVLQNWTIVEPDARELILQRAQYLGKSGRKNKVDTALYFLKLAKEYDRSVTPKDFIERIAEDRVAIDDDLIEELSWVFPGPKTPKSRTINLNLVCEFIQRLWPDKQLPPTPPPEPEPEPEPEPPPPPPKGKGKKKGK, from the coding sequence ATGGAGTCAACCAGTGACTCAGGCCATTCAGATAAGACTATTGACTTCTTGTTTGTGGCGCAGGAGGAACAAAGTTCCGTAGGGGAAGCGCCCCTCCATGAATGGGCATCGTATATAGCTCCcgtagtaaaagaaaataaaaagagacAGCTCAATGCCGAAGGACTCTACGATCCAGGAAGTGGACTCCTATGTAACAAATATCTAGCAGTGTCAGACAGCTCAATATTTAGacatttatattataactacCCAGGTGTTTCTGATCCTGGTATAAAAGAAGCCCTTCTTTTATCTGAGAAGCCAGTTGTATACCCAGACGACGGCCAAGATCTATATTTAGACTTATGCAAAGAAATGAATAGTTGTCCAGTGAGAATGTTCCACAGAAACTTAATGAACTCggaaataaatataagttattaTGGAGTAAACCCACAAGGTGTTCGTGCCATGGCAAAGGCTttacaatataacaaaaatgtGTGCACATTTAATCTAACTGGCAATTTTCTTAATGACGATGCATGTTACCATCTAGGTCGAATGTTAGCCACCAATAATACACTGACTGAGCTGATCCTGGACGGCTGTCGTATTGGCGCCTCGGGTATACTTCGGTTGGGTGACAACTTCCGTCTAAATAGAACATTGGAGCACCTGAGCCTTGCTAACAACGAGCTTGGCGAGGCCGGTGGCCTTCATTTTGCTCAACAGGTATTTGAAGGTGCGACCGTCAAACGAGTCAATTTAAAGAAGAACCAGCTTGGCAGACAGACCGCATTGGCACTGGCAGAGGTTTGGGAGTGGAAGAACAGATTTACTTGTCTAGATCTTTCCTGGAATAATTTCTTCCATGTGCCGTCTATGGTAAAAATGCTGGATCAATTGGCGTTAAGCGAATGGTTAGTGGAATTAAATTTGAGTTTTAATTCTCTAGAAGGAGAACGTGTGGCTAacgctattaaaaatattctccTTATACCGACGTTGGCAGTGCTAAACTTGAGCCACAATAAGTTGCAAAAGGAagcaatagaaataataatatctaacttGATTTCGGCTAAGAAATTAACAACGTTCGACCTGTCCTACAATCCTTTGACTCCGCAAGATGCTCAGGCTGTGTTGCAAAAAATGTTACGACCTCGAATCAAAATAACTAGCTTAGTGATGAAAGGCGTTTGTGTTCAGAAGCCATTCTTAGCTTTGCTTGCGAGAGTAAAAAGGATGAAAAGTCGCAAAAACTTCGAATGTTACTTTGACACCGTATTACAAAACTGGACTATCGTGGAGCCCGATGCTAGAGAACTGATTCTGCAACGAGCTCAGTACCTCGGGAAGTCTGGCAGGAAGAATAAAGTGGACACAGCCTTATATTTCCTAAAATTGGCAAAGGAGTACGATAGATCTGTTACTCCCAAAGACTTCATCGAACGAATAGCTGAAGACCGTGTGGCTATCGATGATGATCTAATAGAAGAGTTATCATGGGTATTCCCAGGGCCAAAGACACCTAAATCAAGAactataaatttaaatttagtGTGCGAGTTTATACAGCGGTTGTGGCCGGATAAGCAGCTGCCGCCGACACCTCCTCCCGAGCCTGAGCCCGAGCCTGAACCCGAGCCGCCGCCACCTCCGCCGAAGGGGAAGGGGAAAAAGAAAGGCAAATAA
- the LOC110372532 gene encoding synaptic plasticity regulator PANTS — MSETSPNDEKETQENVQTTTDEDQGPEDKWVIRDCELYKDEYKECTSFKGRFQQYFVYGETLDCNQWKKDYDNCCKWEDKRDIKAAEALIASEKARRMERLRAHYRNDIWKKRDAPPADWDKPLPEWMQKRDENTYLAVKAKELREGKVEEDKKFCTIM, encoded by the exons atgtcggaaacATCTCCGAATGATGAGAAGGAAACTCAGGAAAACGTTCAAACAACGACCGACGAAGACCAGGGACCGGAGGATAAGTGGGTG ATAAGAGACTGTGAACTGTACAAAGATGAGTACAAAGAGTGCACAAGCTTCAAAGGCCGGTTCCAACAGTATTTTGTCTATGGTGAGACATTAGACTGCAACCAGTGGAAGAAAGACTATGACAACTGCTGTAAATGGGAAGACAAGAGGGACATAAAGGCTGCT GAAGCTTTAATAGCCAGTGAAAAAGCAAGAAGGATGGAAAGACTAAGAGCTCATTATAGAAAtgacatttggaaaaaacgGGATGCCCCACCTGCAGACTGGGACAAACCATTACCAGAGTGGATGCAAAAAAGAGATGAAAACACCTACCTTGCTGTGAAAGCTAAAGAACTGAGAGAAGGAAAAGTGGAGGAAGACAAAAAGTTTTGTACCATAATGTGA
- the LOC110372531 gene encoding peroxisomal targeting signal 1 receptor: protein MSLNKLVGGDCGGNNSLIQLSNIVRRDANSQMQSRADSMVSEFLAQNYHPQATFNMNALLNNLPKENVQKGASTSSYVPEVSAHHSVSRPWTAGPSPSFMAQSMMPGFHMMQQPMLHQQPVANIPIQFVNEAEVEAMESDDVKAKAQEYVNSVKEDDELAYNQFMSFMKKISAGELNLGESEVKDQRKLSRDEILDEMAEKYKDEWDKLSDVTNYWDTEAANGIAKEYTFSEGNVMLENKSALEIGKEKLKMGDIPGAVLCFEAAAQQQPDSAEAWFLLGTTQAENEQDPLAITALKKSLEINPTQLEGYITLAAAYTNENMSRYAYIALLDWLKASPKYSDIFPQDVDPRKLDVKDLENHVKALYLKTVHLNMNQIDPDVQNALGVVFNISQEYDKAVDCFKTALMVASDNAKVWNRLGATLANSDKSEQAVDAYHQALNLEPGFIRARYNVGITCMNLGAHRQAAEHFLVALNQQHKATSMFPESSTDTSSSTIWTTLRMVCAFMGEHELAKQVDARNLSELNKFFELD, encoded by the coding sequence ATGTCGTTAAATAAACTGGTTGGTGGTGACTGTGGGGGCAATAACTCTCTTATCCAGCTATCGAATATTGTTCGTCGGGATGCTAACTCACAAATGCAATCTCGTGCCGACAGTATGGTTAGTGAATTCTTGGCACAGAATTATCATCCACAGGCTACCTTTAACATGAATGCTTTGCTAAACAATTTACCCAAGGAGAATGTGCAAAAAGGCGCCTCAACATCATCGTACGTTCCAGAAGTCAGTGCTCATCACTCAGTCAGTAGACCATGGACTGCAGGGCCTTCTCCATCATTCATGGCACAATCAATGATGCCAGGCTTTCATATGATGCAGCAACCAATGTTACATCAACAGCCAGTAGCAAACATCCCAATTCAATTTGTCAATGAGGCAGAAGTTGAAGCTATGGAAAGTGATGATGTAAAAGCAAAAGCTCAAGAATATGTTAATAGTGTAAAAGAGGATGATGAGTTGGCGTACAATCAGTTCATGTCGTTCATGAAGAAAATAAGTGCCGGAGAACTCAACTTAGGTGAATCAGAGGTAAAAGACCAGAGGAAACTCAGCAGAGATGAAATTTTAGATGAAATGGCTGAGAAATACAAAGATGAATGGGATAAACTCAGTGATGTTACTAATTATTGGGATACAGAGGCAGCTAATGGAATTGCTAAAGAATATACATTCTCTGAAGGCAATGTTATGTTGGAAAATAAAAGTGCTCTGGAAATAGGCAAGGAAAAGCTCAAAATGGGTGATATTCCAGGAGCTGTATTGTGTTTTGAAGCCGCAGCTCAGCAACAACCTGATTCTGCAGAAGCCTGGTTCCTTTTGGGGACAACACAGGCTGAAAATGAACAGGATCCTTTGGCAATAACAGCTTTGAAAAAATCATTAGAAATAAATCCAACACAATTGGAAGGGTACATCACTTTGGCTGCAGCATATACAAATGAAAATATGTCCAGATATGCTTACATTGCATTGTTGGACTGGTTAAAAGCTAGTCCTAAATATTCAGATATTTTCCCCCAGGATGTGGATCCCAGGAAATTAGATGTGAAGGATTTAGAAAACCATGTCAAGGCACTTTACCTGAAGACAGTGCACTTGAATATGAATCAGATTGATCCAGATGTCCAGAATGCTTTGGGAGTAGTCTTCAACATCAGTCAAGAGTATGACAAAGCTGTAGACTGTTTTAAGACAGCTTTGATGGTGGCGAGTGACAATGCAAAAGTATGGAACAGGCTTGGAGCCACTTTAGCCAATAGTGACAAATCTGAGCAAGCTGTGGATGCTTACCACCAAGCTTTGAACTTAGAGCCTGGGTTTATTAGGGCTAGGTACAATGTTGGTATCACTTGTATGAATCTGGGTGCACATAGACAAGCTGCTGAACACTTCTTAGTGGCTCTGAACCAACAGCACAAAGCTACAAGCATGTTTCCAGAATCTTCTACTGATACTAGTTCTTCTACAATTTGGACAACACTAAGAATGGTTTGCGCATTTATGGGAGAACATGAACTGGCAAAACAGGTGGATGCCAGGAATTTAAGTGAACTCAACAAATTTTTTGAACTAGATTAA
- the LOC110372530 gene encoding probable tRNA (uracil-O(2)-)-methyltransferase has protein sequence MSSKSIETTLNPDTYWDSINILVSKPHVINKRLWGSKLWFRCSGKQNVLALTEITTISPLNESVTDDNIEKLKTQILKDLNIDSVVESEDRDSTIEVLLIELLPKNYSDSQAYQIVCLQKEKCTVTFYNVTPQSLEQKICPDFSYCIFLSNNQITLRAKSDESSKSYKWLANTLLPQLIKWGTNPINDEAKTNVICSESLSLVSQTKYYEKYNDLKIKYGKEMVKIWPECTDATKFVYEDVAIAAYLLLLWEDKTGNKKSFVDLGCGNGLLVYILTKEGHTGIGLDVRKRNIWDMYPSDVKLQEKTITPSDASIFPDMDWIIGNHSDELTPWIPVIAAKSSYKCNFFLLPCCAYNFDGTKYQRKNSYKSQYNDYLDHIKHLCEDCGFKIGIDRLKIPSTKRICLVSSGRIYPEDEYAVYCNKIDEIISKDSSNTSHNINIDKEFKAREPVERVRNCTQIDKGVVESIVECISRYLLEGCTESDPNWSIGRKAEFNELVQLIPQEHLNILKSECGGIQTLLKNNHNIFEVQSGKVGLRYPKTINEVVSNSRKRKLKQMPIKVQQKKCWFYNNHPQGCPLSDENCSFLHVKIR, from the exons ATGTCTTCCAAGTCTATTGAAACTACATTGAATCCCGATACATACTGGGATtcgataaatattttggtatcaAAGCCACACGTTATCAACAAGAGGTTATGGGGCAGCAAATTATGGTTTAGATGTAGTGGAAAGCAAAATGTTTTAGCTTTAACTGAAATTACAACAATTAGTCCACTGAATGAATCTGTGACTGATGACAATATTGAAAAGTTAAAGACCCAAATTCTGAAAGACCTTAACATTGATAGTGTAGTTGAATCTGAAGACAGAGATAGTACAATCGAAGTACTTCTCATAGAATTGCTTCCAAAGAATTATTCGGACAGTCAGGCTTATCAAATTGTGTGTTTGCAAAAAGAAAAGTGTACAGTCACATTCTATAATGTAACACCACAAAGCCTAGAACAGAAAATATGTCCTGATTTTTCATATTGTATATTTCTGTCTAATAATCAAATCACGCTAAGAGCTAAAAGTg ATGAATCAAGTAAGTCTTATAAATGGCTTGCCAACACACTGCTTCCTCAACTTATCAAGTGGGGAACTAATCCTATTAATGATGAAGCCAAGACTAATGTAATATGTTCCGAATCATTGTCATTAGTTTCACAAACTAAGTATTATGAAAAATACAATGATTTGAAgataaaatatggaaaagaaATGGTCAAG ATCTGGCCAGAATGTACAGATGCAACAAAATTTGTGTATGAAGATGTTGCAATTGCAGCATATCTGTTGCTTCTATGGGAGGACAAGACAGGCAACAAGAAATCTTTTGTTGATTTAGGATGTGGAAATGGCCTACTGGTGTACATACTAACAAAAGAAGGTCACACTGGTATAGGCTTAGATGTTCGAAAAAGAAACATCTGGGATATGTACCCATCTGATGTGAAATTACAA GAAAAAACTATAACACCATCTGACGCATCAATATTTCCTGATATGGACTGGATTATTGGAAACCATTCCGATGAGCTTACACCTTGGATACCAGTCATTGCAGCCAAGAGTTCATATAAATGCAATTTCTTTCTACTCCCTTGTTGTGCTTATAATTTTGATGGAACTAAATATCAACGTAagaactcatataaaagccaatACAATGATTATTTAGATCACATAAAACACTTGTGTGAAGATTGTGGTTTTAAAATAGGTATAGATAGGCTTAAGATTCCTAGTACTAAGAGAATATGCTTAGTTAGTAGTGGCAGAATATATCCAGAAGATGAATATGCAGTGTACTGTAACAAAATTGATGAAATAATAAGCAAAGATTCATCCAACACATCACACaacataaatatagataaagaaTTTAAAGCCCGAGAACCAGTTGAAAGAGTAAGAAATTGTACTCAAATTGATAAAGGTGTAGTGGAGTCTATAGTTGAATGCATTAGCCGATACTTGTTAGAGGGATGCACAGAGTCAGATCCCAATTGGTCCATTGGAAGAAAAGCTGAGTTCAATGAACTAGTTCAACTTATCCCTCaagaacatttaaatatattgaaatctGAATGTGGTGGAATACAAACACTCttgaaaaataatcacaatatttttgaagtccAATCAGGAAAAGTTGGACTTAGATatccaaaaacaataaatgaagTTGTTAGTAATAGTagaaaaagaaagttaaaacaAATGCCTATAAAGGTGCAGCAGAAGAAATGTTGGTTTTATAACAATCATCCACAGGGGTGCCCCTTGAGTGATGAAAACTGCAGTTTCCTTCATGtgaaaataagataa